Proteins from one Panicum virgatum strain AP13 chromosome 7K, P.virgatum_v5, whole genome shotgun sequence genomic window:
- the LOC120641793 gene encoding uncharacterized protein LOC120641793 yields MAADVSSVARLLRGEAGKKGGPEIVTMDLLSSCGGGGGAAEDEVVDLEVSVPAGFERRLDLLSGRTFLTPRHPSVLDGHQDLNLPPPAAPASAPPTTTAAVCTLDMVRSALVRAAAGRTATSPATSTTSSASTSSSSSSAGKRNRSPPTAATPAMRAAACPSCLTYVLIAEEDPRCPRCAARVPPLRGKSAADDDSNGKKPRIDLNAAADETE; encoded by the exons ATGGCGGCGGACGTGAGCTCTGTGGCCAGGCTGCTCCGCGGAGAGGCGGGCAAGAAGGGCGGGCCGGAGATTGTGACGATGGATCTTCtgagcagctgcggcggcggcggcggcgccgcggaggaCGAGGTGGTCGACCTCGAGGTCTCGGTGCCCGCCGGGTTCGAGCGACGGCTTGACCTCCTG TCCGGCAGGACGTTCCTGACCCCTCGTCACCCGAGCGTCCTGGACGGTCACCAAGACCTCAACCTtcctccgccggccgcgccggcgtcAGCGCCGCCAACGACCACGGCCGCGGTCTGCACCCTCGACATGGTCCGCTCCGCTCTGGTGCGTGCTGCCGCCGGGAGgaccgccacctcgccggcaacgtcgACCACATCGTCCGCGTCCACCTCATCGTCGTCTTCCTCCGCGGGAAAGCGCAACAggtcgccgccgaccgccgcgaCCCCCGCGATGCGCGCAGCCGCGTGCCCATCCTGCCTCACCTACGTGCTCATCGCCGAGGAGGACCCCCGCTGCCCGCGTTGCGCGGCGAGGGTGCCACCACTCCGCGGGAAGTCCGccgccgatgacgacagcaacGGCAAGAAGCCGAGGATCGACCTGAATGCGGCTGCCGATGAGACCGAGTGA